Proteins from one Nicotiana tabacum cultivar K326 chromosome 23, ASM71507v2, whole genome shotgun sequence genomic window:
- the LOC107783972 gene encoding S-formylglutathione hydrolase, with translation METKPTEISSSKMFGGYNKRYKHFSPTLGCSMNFHIFFPPPTSPSHKFPVLYWLSGLTCTDENFIAKSGAQRAASNEGVALIVPDTSPRGLNVEGESDSWDFGVGAGFYLNATQEKWKNWRMYDYVVKELPTLLLENFPELDTSRASIFGHSMGGHGALTVYLKNLDKYKSVSAFAPITNPINCPWGLKAFTNYLGENKADWEEYDATCLVSRFNNVSATILIDQGGDDKFLKDQLLPHKFEAACRKVGVPLLVRLQPGYDHSYYFIATFIDDHIRHHAQALKL, from the exons ATGGAAACTAAGCCTACAGAAATCAGCAGCTCCAAGATGTTTGGAGGTTACAACAAGAGATACAAACACTTCAGCCCAACACTTGGTTGTTCTATGAATTTCCACATCTTTTTCCCCCCTCCTACTTCCCCTTCTCACAAGTTCCCT GTTCTTTACTGGCTCTCTGGCTTAACTTGCACGGACGAGAACTTTATAGCTAAATCTGGTGCTCAACGTGCTGCTTCAAATGAGGGTGTTGCGCTGATTGTTCCTGATACATCTCCAA GAGGCCTGAATGTGGAAGGAGAGTCAGACAGCTGGGACTTCGGTGTAG GTGCTGGTTTCTATCTAAATGCTACACAAGAGAAATGGAAGAACTGGAGGATGTATGACTATGTGGTCAAGGAATTGCCGACACTTCTTCTTGAAAACTTTCCAGAACTTGATACATCACGCGCATCTATCTTCGGTCACTCTATGGGTGGGCATGGAGCGCTGACAGTGTACCTGAAAAACCTGGATAAATATAAG TCAGTATCTGCTTTTGCTCCTATTACAAATCCGATCAACTGTCCCTGGGGCCTGAAGGCTTTCACAAACTACTTGGGTGAAAATAAAGCTGATTGGGAG GAATATGATGCTACCTGTCTTGTATCAAGGTTTAACAATGTCTCTGCTACCATTCTTATTGATCAG GGAGGGGATGACAAATTCTTGAAAGATCAATTGCTCCCACATAAATTTGAGGCGGCATGCAGAAAGGTTGGCGTTCCTTTGCTGGTGCGGTTGCAACCTGGTTATGATCACTCTTACTATTTCATTGCcaccttcattgatgatcacATTCGTCATCATGCCCAAGCCCTTAAGCTTTGA